CCCGCACCGCGCCGGCGCCGATGCACCAGTCCAGCCCGGTCGCGCAGGCCCGCGCCGCGCGCAGCCAGCGCATCAGCGGCGCGTGGGCGCGGACCAGGGCGCGCAGCGCGTCGGCGCGGGGATCTTCAATCACTATTTGCTATGCGCGGCCGCAGCCGAAGGCGGCCCGCAGGGACAGCAGCAGCACGACCACGAACAGCGCCAGGCTCCACAGCGCGTATTCCACGCCCAGCACCGACACGACCGCGTCCATGCAGGTGGCGTAGATGCCGAACAGCCAGGGCACGGCGGCGTCCAGGCCTGCGCCGCTCATGAAGCGGTCGGCGAAGGTCTGGTCGCAGGACAGCATCTTGGCGGCCACGCTGTACTGGTACCAGGCGGCGACGACGCCCGCCAGGCCCAGCAGCGCGGCCAGCGCGCCGCAGACGCGCGTCAGGGCGCGGCCGCCGCCGAAGCCGCCAACCAGCGTCACCACGCCGATGACCAGGTAGATCAGGCGCTGCATCACGCACCAGGCGCAGGGCGGCATGTCGAACGCATGCTGGGAGATCAGGGCGACGCCGACGGCGCCGAAGCAGAACAGGGCGACCAGGCGTAGCAGGCGTTCGGAGCGGGAGGTCATGGTTTCAATGAATCTTGTAAGACGGGTTGGTGGAGCCGCGGCGCGGCACGGGGCAGGCCGGGGCCTGCGCGGGCCTTCCGGCCCGTGGCCTAGACCTAGACCTTGGGAACCGGAATTGGTTGCATGACCTGCTGCAGCACGCCGACCATCAGTTCGCGCGCGCCTTCCCAGAAGATCTGCACGCCCAGGCACAGCA
The Achromobacter sp. AONIH1 DNA segment above includes these coding regions:
- a CDS encoding disulfide bond formation protein B, with protein sequence MTSRSERLLRLVALFCFGAVGVALISQHAFDMPPCAWCVMQRLIYLVIGVVTLVGGFGGGRALTRVCGALAALLGLAGVVAAWYQYSVAAKMLSCDQTFADRFMSGAGLDAAVPWLFGIYATCMDAVVSVLGVEYALWSLALFVVVLLLSLRAAFGCGRA